Proteins encoded by one window of Polaribacter haliotis:
- a CDS encoding Bax inhibitor-1/YccA family protein translates to MENTFENKLLLTQATDQVRVDFYKKTYTHVAGGILLFVLFEYILLQSNTLVEFMLSMTQGWKWLVMLGGFMFITNYAESTALKTADKNKQYLAYAVYIFAEAIIFVPLLYMAIVYTESYELLQQATIVTLALFVGISSIVFITKKDFSFIKSGLTVGFFIAIGLIVAGSLFGFNLGLWFSVGMCVLAGGAILYQTSNLVNKFGTEDYIPAALGLFASLMLLFWYVLSIFMSRD, encoded by the coding sequence ATGGAAAACACTTTTGAAAATAAATTACTTTTAACACAAGCTACAGATCAAGTTCGTGTAGATTTTTACAAGAAAACATACACACATGTTGCTGGTGGAATTTTATTGTTTGTTCTTTTTGAATATATTTTATTACAAAGCAATACTCTTGTAGAGTTTATGCTTTCTATGACACAAGGCTGGAAATGGTTAGTAATGTTGGGTGGTTTTATGTTTATAACCAATTATGCCGAAAGTACAGCTTTAAAAACCGCGGATAAAAACAAACAATATTTAGCCTATGCAGTTTACATTTTTGCTGAAGCAATTATTTTTGTGCCACTATTATATATGGCAATCGTTTACACAGAAAGTTACGAATTATTACAACAAGCAACTATTGTTACTTTGGCTTTATTTGTAGGAATTTCTTCCATCGTTTTTATCACTAAAAAAGATTTTTCTTTTATAAAATCTGGCTTAACTGTTGGTTTTTTTATTGCAATAGGGTTAATTGTTGCAGGTTCTTTATTTGGTTTTAATTTAGGTTTGTGGTTCTCAGTTGGAATGTGTGTTTTGGCAGGAGGAGCAATTTTATACCAAACATCTAACTTAGTAAACAAATTCGGAACAGAAGATTACATACCTGCAGCTTTAGGTTTATTTGCTTCTTTAATGTTGCTTTTTTGGTATGTTTTATCGATTTTTATGTCTAGAGATTAA
- a CDS encoding LexA family protein produces METSKNLVFFNPKPSTIDGAILIDTGISAGFPIPSGDFEEEKVSLDEELIKNKNSTFFAKVKGQSMINAGLNNNDLLVIDRSLAPEDKKIAVCYVDGEFTVKRLRVQNNEVWLQPENPDYPIIKITEENDFIIWGIVTNVIKKV; encoded by the coding sequence ATGGAAACATCTAAAAATCTTGTTTTTTTCAACCCAAAACCATCTACAATAGATGGTGCTATTTTAATAGACACTGGAATTTCTGCTGGTTTTCCTATTCCTTCAGGAGATTTTGAAGAAGAAAAAGTTTCTTTAGATGAAGAATTAATTAAAAATAAAAACAGTACTTTTTTTGCGAAAGTAAAAGGACAGTCTATGATTAATGCTGGCCTAAACAACAACGATTTATTAGTTATTGATAGAAGTTTAGCTCCAGAAGATAAAAAAATTGCGGTTTGTTACGTAGATGGAGAATTTACTGTAAAACGATTAAGGGTGCAAAATAACGAAGTTTGGTTGCAACCAGAAAACCCAGATTATCCAATTATAAAAATTACGGAAGAAAACGATTTTATTATTTGGGGAATTGTAACAAACGTTATTAAAAAAGTATAA
- a CDS encoding DUF2007 domain-containing protein has translation MNPDYTILAVFIYSTEAHVTKSRLDSEGFNTMLMDETTIDTDPLVSNAIGGVKLLVHNKDFEKAAKIYNEIRTYQKDKNGKALFCIKCNSNRILIAPIQRKNVFYMLFPFFEKTKHICNNCKTIF, from the coding sequence ATGAATCCAGACTACACAATTTTAGCCGTTTTTATTTATTCTACAGAAGCACATGTTACCAAATCTAGGTTAGATTCAGAAGGTTTTAATACAATGTTAATGGATGAAACAACAATAGATACAGATCCATTGGTTAGTAATGCAATTGGTGGTGTAAAATTATTAGTACACAATAAAGATTTTGAAAAAGCTGCGAAAATTTATAATGAAATTAGAACCTATCAAAAAGACAAAAATGGAAAAGCGCTTTTTTGTATAAAGTGTAATTCTAACAGAATTTTAATTGCTCCTATTCAAAGAAAAAATGTGTTCTATATGTTATTTCCTTTTTTTGAAAAAACAAAACACATTTGTAATAATTGCAAGACAATATTTTAG